A genomic segment from Drosophila miranda strain MSH22 chromosome 3, D.miranda_PacBio2.1, whole genome shotgun sequence encodes:
- the LOC108158930 gene encoding endoplasmic reticulum metallopeptidase 1, protein MVNKAGSESSNMGENNTDNLVGAAPEYTDPTNGFKSTMQLMTDTQDSEDTRIDLNEKDRSPKQLPWYYGPVYLLFWVGLFFAVVYPLFNHLPTGVKVEEESAKAGKFVAQRAETTLLKIDLMGPKIAGDYVTEVLMVQFLLEEIEKVRQEMRQDLYELEVDVQRAEGAFLHWQMINMYQGIQNVVVKLSAKSSNSTSYLLVNSHYDSKPSSVGTGDAEFMVVSMLEVLRLMAISDDPFLHPIVFLFNGAEEQPFHGSHGFISQHKWSANCKALINLDSAGCGGRELLFQGGPNHPWLMKHYKKSAKHPFATTMAEEVFQADLIPSDTDFRMFHNFGPVPGLDLAGVYNGFVYHTKFDRFSAVSRDSLQNTGDNVLSLVQSISNAEEMYDTEAHSEGHSVFFDYLGLFFVYYKESTGVALNICFSLAAIILVCLSLWRMARVTDQKIGTYAGAFGIMFLLAILGFLLAMGFPLLMSVFYDSSDRTMTYFTNSWLVIGLFICPSLIGLVLPMTLYLSLRPSEKIPHTYHLQIAGHAYCIFLVVLCILLTVASIRTAYLLLICIFFYVCALIINLLSRLHDRGYLWSLVLGACQILPYLYFTYLFHSFLVIIIPMTSRKGMESNPDMFVALLSALGSILSMIFVAPLINLFRRPKSMIGGLALVMFIFCMISVSEVGFPYRAKTNVMRLHFLEVHRKFYEYDGSLSLEDSGYYFDLQDRRLEEPLRDKINLTGFTRLDEECKKEMKCGMPCFNHRWCAAVEDAHWLPRDELVELPDVPTVLELLNKTVLVGEFDIRVRYDFKVSGPPRMSLFVMPLDGVKILKWSFLMGMLDSPAIYKPPYHIFFGYGSDDSPVEFYFELRKDDANFDVPLFKLGVSGHYMSHLNKRDAATQKFLDDLPDFAHPMEWPTSYERYIF, encoded by the exons ATGGTGAATAAGGCAGGCAGTGAATCAAGCAACATGGGAGAGAACAATACGGATAACTTGGTGGGTGCCGCTCCGGAGTACACGGATCCAACAAACGGATTTAAGAGCACCATGCAGCTGATGACGGACACGCAGGATAGCGAAGACACGAGAATCGACTTGAATGAGAAGGACAGGTCACCCAAGCAGCTGCCCTGGTACTATGGGCCGGTGTATCTGCTGTTTTGGGTGGGTCTCTTCTTCGCCGTCGTCTATCCCCTCTTCAACCACCTGCCTACGGGGGTCAAAGTGGAGGAGGAGTCCGCCAAGGCAGGCAAATTTGTGGCACAACGAGCAGAGACCACTTTGCTAAAAATCGATCTGATGGGTCCAAAAATCGCTGGCGACTATGTTACCGAGGTACTCATGGTTCAGTTTCTCCTCGAAGAGATAGAAAAGGTGCGTCAGGAGATGCGACAGGATCTCTATGAGCTCGAAGTGGATGTGCAGAGGGCAGAAGGCGCCTTTCTCCACTGGCAGATGATAAACATGTACCAGGGCATCCAGAATGTGGTCGTCAAGCTGAGTGCCAAGAGCTCCAACAGCACATCCTACCTGCTAGTCAACAGCCACTACGATTCCAAGCCCAGCAGTGTGG GCACCGGAGATGCTGAGTTCATGGTGGTGTCCATGCTGGAGGTGCTCCGCCTGATGGCCATATCTGACGACCCTTTCCTACATCCCATTGTCTTCCTCTTCAATGGGGCCGAGGAGCAACCGTTTCATGGCTCGCATGGATTCATCTCCCAGCACAAGTGGTCCGCCAACTGCAA GGCTCTCATCAACTTGGATTCCGCTGGCTGTGGCGGTCGTGAGCTCCTCTTCCAGGGGGGTCCCAACCATCCGTGGCTAATGAAG CATTACAAAAAGAGTGCCAAGCATCCGTTTGCTACCACAATGGCCGAGGAGGTCTTCCAGGCTGATCTCATACCCTCGGACACGGATTTCCGCATGTTCCATAACTTTGGACCAGTTCCAG GTCTGGATTTGGCGGGCGTCTACAATGGCTTTGTATACCACACGAAATTCGATCGCTTCAGTGCGGTGTCCAGAGACTCGCTGCAGAACACTGGGGACAATGTTCTGTCCCTGGTACAGAGTATCTCCAATGCTGAGGAAATGTACGACACTGAG GCACACTCTGAAGGCCATTCGGTGTTCTTCGACTATCTGGGCCTCTTCTTCGTGTACTACAAAGAGTCCACGGGCGTGGCACTTAACATTTGCTTCTCCCTGGCGGCAATAATTCTTGTCTGCCTCTCGCTGTGGCGCATGGCCAGGGTGACGGACCAAAAAATTGGCACCTATGCCGGCGCCTTTGGAATTATGTTTCTGCTGGCCATCCTGGGATTCCTTCTCGCCATGGGCTTCCCCCTGCTCATGTCCGTGTTTTATGACTCAAGCGATCGCACCATGACCTACTTTACAAACAGTTGGCTGGTCATCGGTCTGTTCATTTGCCCCTCCTTGATCGGCCTTGTTCTGCCGATGACGCTCTACCTGTCTCTTCGACCAAGC GAGAAGATCCCGCACACCTACCACCTGCAGATCGCGGGACACGCCTACTGCATCTTTTTGGTTGTACTCTGCATACTACTCACGGTGGCCAGCATTCGCACTGCCTACCTCTTATTGATTTGCATTTTCTTCTACGTGTGCGCTCTCATTATCAACCTGCTGAGTCGTCTCCATGATCGAG GCTACCTTTGGTCCCTGGTTCTGGGCGCTTGCCAGATACTGCCGTATCTCTACTTCACCTACTTGTTCCATAGCTTCCTGGTCATCATCATACCCATGACCAGTCGCAAAGGCATGGAATCGAACCCGGACATGTTCGTTGCACTTCTGTCTGCCTTAGGTTCGATCTTGTCAATGATTTTTGTG GCCCCTCTGATTAATCTGTTCCGACGACCCAAGAGCATGATAGGCGGCCTTGCGCTGGTTATGTTCATATTCTGCATGATCTCCGTCTCTGAAGTTGGATTTCCTTATCGGGCCAAAACAAATGTGATGCGTCTGCACTTTCTG GAAGTGCATCGAAAGTTCTACGAGTACGATGGATCCCTTAGCCTGGAGGACAGCGGCTACTACTTTGACCTGCAGGACAGACGCCTGGAGGAGCCGCTGCGTGACAAGATCAACCTCACAGGATTCACGCGCCTCGACGAAGAATGCAAGAAGGAGATGAAGTGTGGCATGCCCTGCTTCAACCACCGCTGGTGTGCCGCCGTGGAAGATGCCCACTGGCTGCCCCGCGATGAGCTCGTCGAACTGCCCGATGTACCCACCGTGCTGGAGCTGCTGAACAAAACGGTTCTAGTGGGGGAGTTCGATATACGAGTTCGATACGACTTCAAAGTGTCGGGTCCGCCTAGGATGAGTCTGTTCGTGATGCCCCTTGATGGGGTGAAGATCCTAAAGTGGTCCTTCCTAATGGGAATGCTGGATAGCCCGGCCATCTACAAACCACCGTATCACATCTTCTTTGGCTACGGTAGCGACGACTCACCAGTTGAATTCTACTTCGAGCTGAGG AAAGACGATGCCAACTTTGACGTGCCCCTGTTTAAGCTGGGCGTCTCCGGGCATTACATGAGCCACCTCAACAAGCGGGATGCGGCCACCCAGAAGTTCCTGGATGATCTTCCCGATTTCGCCCATCCCATGGAGTGGCCGACCTCTTACGAGCGATATATATTCTGA
- the LOC108158928 gene encoding endoplasmic reticulum metallopeptidase 1 isoform X1: protein MEKKTDKDSSSDNALIKILSGPTGNSRRRRLSWYYAPSFLLLWVALFYAIVIPLYNRLPDRVTVADESQKPGQFVAERAQRQLYDFDRIGPKVVGSIANEVTTVAFLVNEAEKIRAEMRSDLYELEVDVQAPSGGYVFIDMVNMYQGIQNVVVKLSAKSSQSASYLLLNSHFDSKPSSPGSGDDGTMVVVMLEVLRQMAISETPFEHPIVFLFNGAEENPLQGSHGFITQHKWAKNVKAFINLEVGGSGGRELLFQSGPNNPWLMKYYRTHALHPFATTMAEEIFQSGILPSDSDFRIFRDYGDVPGLDIAQVSNGYVYHTVFDTFEAVPGRSVQNTGENILALVRAYTNATEMSNPEEYDEGHAVFFDFLGLFFVYYTETTGIVLNCVIAVISLGLVGFSLWRMARVSEVTAGQISIWFLIILGLHVVGLGLCLGLPLLMAVLFDAGDRSLTYFSSNWLVIGLYVCPAVIGLVLPLTLYYTLKPNGQLSHAYHLHMSLHAHCVILAFLAIVLTSVSLRTPYLCLLSMIFYSASLLVNLLSTLHDRGYYWTITVQCLQLLPFCYFCYLFYTFLVIFFPVLGRNNSGTNPDLIIALICALCTFFALGFVVQFINMFRWPKLILLGLGVVTFIFCMIAVSDVGFPYRPKTNVMRVNFLHTRRIFYEQDGSVSHNDSGYYFDYQDRRELNPLKDSSVNLSGLARVEPDCEKYVMCGIPCFYYSWCSQRTRAGWLPRETEVVLPEVELKFELLGKTVSEAEKTVRFDYELAGPPHMNVFVQPLGGAKVEDWSFVRTMLDEPEEFSAPYQIFFSYGKDDSPLKFYIVLSKSDGDFESPTLELGIVGHYVSYDYERDPEALQFIKSFPDYVHVMEWPSIFKRYIY, encoded by the exons ATGGAAAAAAAGACTGATAAA GACAGCTCATCGGACAATGCGCTCATCAAAATTCTGTCGGGGCCAACCGGAAACTCCCGCAGGCGCAGACTTTCCTGGTACTATGCGCCCTCCTTTCTGCTCCTTTGGGTGGCGCTCTTCTATGCCATCGTGATCCCGCTCTATAATCGACTGCCAGACAGAGTGACTGTTGCCGACGAATCCCAGAAACCAGGACAGTTTGTGGCGGAGCGAGCCCAGAGACAGCTCTACGACTTCGATCGCATCGGACCCAAAGTGGTTGGCAGCATAGCCAACGAAGTGACAACGGTCGCTTTTCTCGTGAACGAGGCGGAAAAGATCCGGGCCGAGATGCGCAGCGATCTCTACGAGTTGGAGGTGGATGTGCAGGCGCCTTCAGGTGGCTACGTGTTCATCGACATGGTTAACATGTATCAAGGCATCCAGAACGTTGTCGTGAAACTGAGTGCCAAAAGCTCCCAGAGTGCATCGTATCTCCTGCTCAACAGCCACTTCGACTCGAAACCGAGCAGTCCAG GTTCCGGCGACGATGGCACCATGGTGGTTGTCATGCTGGAGGTGCTGCGTCAAATGGCCATATCGGAGACGCCCTTCGAACATCCCATAGTCTTTCTGTTCAACGGCGCCGAGGAGAATCCCCTGCAAGGCTCACATGGCTTCATCACCCAACACAAGTGGGCCAAGAACGTCAA GGCTTTCATCAACCTAGAAGTGGGTGGCAGTGGGGGCCGGGAACTTCTTTTCCAGAGTGGTCCCAACAATCCGTGGCTAATGAAG TACTATAGGACCCATGCCTTGCACCCATTTGCCACAACCATGGCTGAGGAGATCTTTCAGAGTGGAATTTTGCCATCTGATTCAGATTTCCGAATTTTCCGTGACTATGGAGATGTTCCTG GCCTCGACATTGCCCAAGTTAGCAACGGTTACGTGTACCACACCGTCTTCGACACTTTTGAGGCTGTTCCTGGACGTTCCGTGCAGAACACAGGCGAAAATATCCTCGCCCTAGTGCGCGCCTACACCAATGCAACCGAAATGAGTAACCCAGAG gAATACGATGAAGGGCATGCCGTATTCTTCGACTTCTTAGGTCTCTTTTTTGTGTATTACACCGAGACCACTGGAATAGTACTAAACTGTGTCATTGCCGTGATCAGCCTGGGTCTAGTCGGATTTTCCTTGTGGAGAATGGCCCGCGTGTCTGAGGTGACAGCTGGTCAGATATCCATTTGGTTCCTCATCATCCTAGGGCTCCATGTGGTGGGGCTCGGACTCTGCCTTGGGCTGCCCCTGCTCATGGCCGTACTGTTCGACGCCGGCGATCGATCTTTGACCTACTTCAGCAGCAACTGGCTGGTGATTGGCCTCTATGTGTGCCCGGCAGTCATTGGTCTGGTGCTTCCTCTGACCCTCTACTACACGCTCAAGCCAAAC GGACAGTTAAGCCATGCCTACCATCTGCACATGAGTTTACACGCTCATTGCGTTATCCTGGCCTTCTTGGCCATCGTCTTGACTTCTGTTAGTCTGCGCACTCCGTACCTGTGCCTGTTGTCGATGATCTTCTACTCGGCCTCGCTGCTGGTGAACCTGTTGAGCACTCTGCATGACCGTG GCTACTACTGGACCATTACCGTGCAGTGCCTTCAGCTGCTACCGTTTTGCTACTTCTGCTATCTCTTCTACACCTTCCTCGTAATATTCTTTCCTGTCCTGGGCCGCAATAATAGCGGCACAAATCCTGACTTGATCATAGCCCTTATCTGTGCCCTCTGCACCTTCTTTGCCCTGGGCTTTGTG GTGCAATTTATTAACATGTTCCGCTGGCCAAAGCTCATATTGCTCGGATTGGGGGTGGTCACTTTCATATTCTGCATGATTGCTGTCTCGGATGTCGGTTTTCCCTACCGCCCCAAGACCAATGTAATGCGGGTAAACTTCTTG CACACACGCCGCATCTTCTACGAGCAAGATGGCTCAGTGAGTCACAATGATTCTGGGTACTATTTCGACTATCAGGATCGTCGAGAACTCAATCCTCTGAAGGACTCCTCCGTCAACCTAAGTGGTCTGGCTCGAGTGGAGCCTGACTGCGAGAAGTACGTTATGTGCGGCATTCCGTGCTTCTACTACAGCTGGTGCAGTCAGCGTACGAGGGCTGGTTGGCTGCCGCGCGAGACGGAAGTGGTTCTGCCCGAGGTGGAGCTTAAGTTTGAGCTTCTGGGAAAGACTGTTTCAGAGGCGGAAAAAACAGTGCGTTTTGACTACGAGCTGGCGGGGCCGCCCCACATGAACGTGTTTGTCCAACCACTGGGAGGGGCGAAGGTTGAGGACTGGTCTTTCGTCAGAACAATGCTGGACGAACCCGAAGAGTTCTCGGCTCCGTACCAGATATTCTTCTCCTACGGAAAGGATGACTCTCCGTTAAAATTTTACATCGTATTATCG AAATCCGATGGAGATTTCGAAAGTCCCACCCTCGAGCTAGGGATTGTGGGACACTACGTGAGCTATGATTATGAGAGGGATCCAGAGGCTCTGCAGTTCATTAAAAGCTTCCCCGACTACGTCCATGTCATGGAGTGGCCATCGATATTTAAGCGTTATATATACTAG
- the LOC108158928 gene encoding endoplasmic reticulum metallopeptidase 1 isoform X2, which translates to MAEEIFQSGILPSDSDFRIFRDYGDVPGLDIAQVSNGYVYHTVFDTFEAVPGRSVQNTGENILALVRAYTNATEMSNPEEYDEGHAVFFDFLGLFFVYYTETTGIVLNCVIAVISLGLVGFSLWRMARVSEVTAGQISIWFLIILGLHVVGLGLCLGLPLLMAVLFDAGDRSLTYFSSNWLVIGLYVCPAVIGLVLPLTLYYTLKPNGQLSHAYHLHMSLHAHCVILAFLAIVLTSVSLRTPYLCLLSMIFYSASLLVNLLSTLHDRGYYWTITVQCLQLLPFCYFCYLFYTFLVIFFPVLGRNNSGTNPDLIIALICALCTFFALGFVVQFINMFRWPKLILLGLGVVTFIFCMIAVSDVGFPYRPKTNVMRVNFLHTRRIFYEQDGSVSHNDSGYYFDYQDRRELNPLKDSSVNLSGLARVEPDCEKYVMCGIPCFYYSWCSQRTRAGWLPRETEVVLPEVELKFELLGKTVSEAEKTVRFDYELAGPPHMNVFVQPLGGAKVEDWSFVRTMLDEPEEFSAPYQIFFSYGKDDSPLKFYIVLSKSDGDFESPTLELGIVGHYVSYDYERDPEALQFIKSFPDYVHVMEWPSIFKRYIY; encoded by the exons ATGGCTGAGGAGATCTTTCAGAGTGGAATTTTGCCATCTGATTCAGATTTCCGAATTTTCCGTGACTATGGAGATGTTCCTG GCCTCGACATTGCCCAAGTTAGCAACGGTTACGTGTACCACACCGTCTTCGACACTTTTGAGGCTGTTCCTGGACGTTCCGTGCAGAACACAGGCGAAAATATCCTCGCCCTAGTGCGCGCCTACACCAATGCAACCGAAATGAGTAACCCAGAG gAATACGATGAAGGGCATGCCGTATTCTTCGACTTCTTAGGTCTCTTTTTTGTGTATTACACCGAGACCACTGGAATAGTACTAAACTGTGTCATTGCCGTGATCAGCCTGGGTCTAGTCGGATTTTCCTTGTGGAGAATGGCCCGCGTGTCTGAGGTGACAGCTGGTCAGATATCCATTTGGTTCCTCATCATCCTAGGGCTCCATGTGGTGGGGCTCGGACTCTGCCTTGGGCTGCCCCTGCTCATGGCCGTACTGTTCGACGCCGGCGATCGATCTTTGACCTACTTCAGCAGCAACTGGCTGGTGATTGGCCTCTATGTGTGCCCGGCAGTCATTGGTCTGGTGCTTCCTCTGACCCTCTACTACACGCTCAAGCCAAAC GGACAGTTAAGCCATGCCTACCATCTGCACATGAGTTTACACGCTCATTGCGTTATCCTGGCCTTCTTGGCCATCGTCTTGACTTCTGTTAGTCTGCGCACTCCGTACCTGTGCCTGTTGTCGATGATCTTCTACTCGGCCTCGCTGCTGGTGAACCTGTTGAGCACTCTGCATGACCGTG GCTACTACTGGACCATTACCGTGCAGTGCCTTCAGCTGCTACCGTTTTGCTACTTCTGCTATCTCTTCTACACCTTCCTCGTAATATTCTTTCCTGTCCTGGGCCGCAATAATAGCGGCACAAATCCTGACTTGATCATAGCCCTTATCTGTGCCCTCTGCACCTTCTTTGCCCTGGGCTTTGTG GTGCAATTTATTAACATGTTCCGCTGGCCAAAGCTCATATTGCTCGGATTGGGGGTGGTCACTTTCATATTCTGCATGATTGCTGTCTCGGATGTCGGTTTTCCCTACCGCCCCAAGACCAATGTAATGCGGGTAAACTTCTTG CACACACGCCGCATCTTCTACGAGCAAGATGGCTCAGTGAGTCACAATGATTCTGGGTACTATTTCGACTATCAGGATCGTCGAGAACTCAATCCTCTGAAGGACTCCTCCGTCAACCTAAGTGGTCTGGCTCGAGTGGAGCCTGACTGCGAGAAGTACGTTATGTGCGGCATTCCGTGCTTCTACTACAGCTGGTGCAGTCAGCGTACGAGGGCTGGTTGGCTGCCGCGCGAGACGGAAGTGGTTCTGCCCGAGGTGGAGCTTAAGTTTGAGCTTCTGGGAAAGACTGTTTCAGAGGCGGAAAAAACAGTGCGTTTTGACTACGAGCTGGCGGGGCCGCCCCACATGAACGTGTTTGTCCAACCACTGGGAGGGGCGAAGGTTGAGGACTGGTCTTTCGTCAGAACAATGCTGGACGAACCCGAAGAGTTCTCGGCTCCGTACCAGATATTCTTCTCCTACGGAAAGGATGACTCTCCGTTAAAATTTTACATCGTATTATCG AAATCCGATGGAGATTTCGAAAGTCCCACCCTCGAGCTAGGGATTGTGGGACACTACGTGAGCTATGATTATGAGAGGGATCCAGAGGCTCTGCAGTTCATTAAAAGCTTCCCCGACTACGTCCATGTCATGGAGTGGCCATCGATATTTAAGCGTTATATATACTAG
- the LOC108158929 gene encoding endoplasmic reticulum metallopeptidase 1 — translation MESKAQGTDNGNYSGTVLYNVLSKERALRWRLAWYYAVAFLLLWVALFYAVVIPLFHRLPEKITIAQESLKPGQFVVERAQNMLYQFDRIGPKVVGSVANEVTTVAFLVDAVDNIRSEMRSDLYELEVDVQQPTGAFTIGTMTSMYHGIHNVVVKLSSKSSNSSSYLLLNSHFDSKPSSPGSGDDGTMVVVMLEVLRQMAISETPFQHPIVFLFNGAEENPLQASHGFITQHKWAANCKAVINLEVAGCGGRDLLFQSGPNHPWLMQYYKHHAKHPFATTMAEEIFQFGMLPSDTDFRIFRDYGQVPGLDIAQIDNGYVYHTVFDNFDAVPGRSVQSTGENVLSLVRAFANASEMYDTEEHSKGHSVFFDFLGLFFVCYTEKTGIILNCVIAVISLMLVGVSLWRMARVSEVTAGQISVWFLIILGLHVVGLGLCLGLPLLMAVLFDAGDRSLTYFSSNWLVIGLYVCPAVIGLVLPLTLYYTLKPNGQLSHAYHLHMSLHAHCVILAFLAIILTAIGLRIPYVCMVSMFFYAAALLINLLSCLHDRGYYWVLVVQILQLMPFVYFCSLFYTFLVVFFPMMGRNRDSINPDVLIALICALGTFFALGFVVPLINMFRWSTLVLLGLGVVTFVFSMIAVTDIGFPYRPKTNVMRVNFLHTRRIFYEYDGSVSVNDSGYYFDYQDRRALRPLIQSSVNLTGLTSVEPYCDKYVVCGMPCFWSSWCRALSSAAWLPRDQEVVAPANLGLELLDKSVIVGGKTVRYAFELAGPPHMSLFIRPLKGVVIEDWSFIRNMLDEPEKYSAPYQIYFSYGPGSAPINFHIDFATSDGDLDAPIFELGVVGHFVSYDFQRDAESLKFMADFPDFVHVMEWPALFKRYIF, via the exons ATGGAATCGAAAGCTCAAGGAACTGATAAT GGCAACTACTCGGGCACAGTACTTTACAATGTGTTGTCCAAGGAAAGGGCACTCAGATGGAGACTCGCCTGGTACTATGCGGTGGCCTTCCTGCTCCTTTGGGTGGCACTATTTTACGCTGTCGTGATACCCCTCTTCCATCGCCTACCGGAAAAAATAACCATTGCACAGGAGTCACTTAAACCCGGACAATTTGTGGTAGAGAGAGCGCAGAATATGCTTTACCAATTCGATCGCATTGGACCCAAAGTCGTTGGCAGTGTGGCGAATGAGGTGACAACAGTTGCCTTTCTCGTAGATGCTGTAGATAATATTCGCAGTGAAATGCGCAGCGATCTCTACGAGCTGGAGGTGGATGTGCAACAGCCAACAGGGGCCTTTACAATTGGGACAATGACCAGCATGTATCATGGTATTCACAATGTGGTTGTCAAACTCAGCTCGAAAAGCTCCAACAGCTCGTCGTATCTCCTGCTTAACAGTCACTTTGACTCGAAACCGAGCAGTCCAG GTTCCGGCGACGATGGAACCATGGTGGTGGTCATGCTGGAGGTGCTGCGTCAAATGGCCATATCGGAGACACCCTTTCAACATCCCATAGTCTTTCTGTTTAACGGTGCCGAGGAGAATCCACTGCAAGCGTCTCATGGATTCATTACCCAACACAAATGGGCAGCCAACTGCAA GGCCGTTATCAACTTGGAAGTGGCTGGCTGTGGGGGACGTGATCTACTATTTCAAAGCGGTCCCAACCATCCTTGGTTAATGCAG TATTATAAACATCACGCTAAGCATCCGTTTGCCACTACCATGGCTGAGGAGATCTTTCAGTTTGGAATGCTGCCATCTGACACAGACTTTAGAATTTTCCGCGATTATGGTCAAGTGCCTG GTCTTGATATTGCACAAATTGACAACGGTTACGTCTACCACACTGTCTTTGATAACTTTGATGCCGTACCAGGACGTTCCGTACAGAGCACTGGTGAAAATGTCCTGTCGCTAGTACGGGCCTTTGCCAATGCCAGCGAGATGTACGACACGGAG GAGCATAGCAAAGGCCACTCCGTGTTCTTCGATTTTCTGGGTCTCTTTTTTGTGTGCTACACCGAGAAAACTGGGATAATCCTGAACTGTGTCATTGCCGTAATCAGCCTGATGCTGGTGGGAGTTTCCTTATGGAGAATGGCCCGCGTGTCTGAGGTGACAGCTGGTCAGATATCTGTTTGGTTCCTCATCATCCTAGGGCTCCATGTGGTGGGGCTCGGACTCTGCCTTGGGCTGCCCCTGCTCATGGCCGTACTGTTCGACGCCGGCGATCGATCTTTGACCTACTTCAGCAGCAACTGGCTGGTGATTGGCCTTTATGTGTGCCCGGCAGTCATTGGTCTGGTGCTTCCACTGACCCTCTACTACACGCTAAAGCCAAAC GGACAGTTAAGCCATGCCTACCATCTGCACATGAGTTTACACGCTCATTGCGTTATCCTGGCCTTCTTGGCCATCATCTTGACTGCAATAGGGCTGCGCATACCGTACGTCTGCATGGTATCGATGTTTTTCTATGCTGCCGCCTTGCTGATTAACCTGCTGAGCTGCTTACATGATCGCG GCTACTACTGGGTATTGGTTGTGCAAATTCTCCAGCTCATGCCGTTCGTATACTTCTGCTCCCTCTTCTATACATTTCTCGTGGTCTTCTTTCCAATGATGGGCAGAAACCGCGACTCAATTAATCCCGACGTGCTCATAGCCTTGATTTGCGCTCTGGGAACTTTTTTTGCTTTGGGATTTGTG GTTCCCCTAATAAACATGTTCCGCTGGTCTACTCTCGTATTACTCGGCCTTGGAGTTGTCACCTTTGTATTTAGTATGATTGCTGTTACGGACATTGGTTTTCCCTACCGCCCCAAGACCAATGTGATGCGGGTGAACTTCCTG CACACTCGTCGCATTTTCTATGAATACGATGGCTCCGTGAGTGTAAATGATTCTGGGTATTACTTCGACTACCAGGACAGGCGAGCTCTGCGCCCTCTTATACAATCATCCGTAAATTTGACCGGGCTAACGTCCGTAGAGCCCTACTGCGACAAGTACGTGGTGTGCGGTATGCCCTGCTTCTGGAGCAGCTGGTGCAGAGCTCTTTCCagcgctgcctggctgccccGAGACCAGGAAGTTGTTGCACCCGCCAACTTAGGGTTAGAGCTCTTGGATAAATCAGTTATCGTGGGGGGAAAAACCGTGAGATACGCATTCGAGCTGGCCGGTCCGCCGCACATGAGTCTGTTTATACGACCACTGAAAGGGGTCGTTATCGAGGACTGGTCCTTCATTAGAAATATGTTGGACGAGCCGGAGAAATACTCTGCGCCATATCAAATATACTTTTCATATGGCCCGGGCAGTGCGCCCATAAACTTTCACATTGATTTCGCA ACATCCGACGGAGATCTCGATGCACCGATCTTTGAGCTGGGAGTTGTGGGTCACTTCGTTAGCTACGATTTCCAGCGGGACGCCGAGAGTCTCAAATTCATGGCGGATTTCCCAGACTTTGTTCATGTTATGGAGTGGCCGGCATTATTTAAGCGATATATATTCTGA